A window of Falsiruegeria litorea R37 contains these coding sequences:
- a CDS encoding lysozyme inhibitor LprI family protein, translated as MIKKICLFLLCLYPFHVAADPSLECSDAGSQVEIGACVSEAAQRVEAAMGIAQEIAMASAQELDEVTGRAVAVPAMNTAQEAWAAYRDAQCNAVGASFGGGSGTGIAIQSCKIELGRARITELMSMAQ; from the coding sequence ATGATCAAGAAGATATGTTTGTTCCTTCTGTGCCTTTACCCTTTCCATGTTGCTGCTGACCCGTCGTTGGAATGCAGCGATGCGGGCTCGCAAGTTGAAATCGGAGCTTGCGTCTCGGAAGCGGCGCAACGCGTCGAGGCTGCAATGGGGATCGCGCAAGAGATCGCGATGGCATCGGCACAGGAATTGGATGAGGTCACGGGACGAGCGGTTGCGGTGCCTGCGATGAACACGGCGCAGGAAGCCTGGGCAGCCTATCGCGATGCACAATGCAATGCTGTGGGGGCTTCTTTCGGTGGAGGTTCGGGCACAGGTATCGCCATCCAATCCTGCAAGATTGAATTGGGACGGGCCCGGATCACAGAGCTTATGAGCATGGCCCAATAG
- a CDS encoding invasion associated locus B family protein, protein MGSKLVRMIAGLCMAGMTVSATSAYAQAQSSNRVAAKTDWSVFVEDDPTECWSVSAPKETVNTRGGRVVAVRRSDILLFVFFRPKAEVKGQVTFTGGYPFAPGSTVNLNVGGTEFELFTEGEWAWPATAADDAKIITAMKRGAQAILTARSARGTQTKDTFSLLGFTAAIEDAEKRCTK, encoded by the coding sequence ATGGGATCGAAACTTGTCCGCATGATCGCGGGCCTGTGTATGGCGGGCATGACCGTCTCGGCAACCAGCGCATATGCTCAGGCGCAGAGCTCGAACCGGGTGGCGGCCAAAACGGATTGGAGCGTCTTTGTCGAAGACGATCCCACCGAATGCTGGAGCGTGTCAGCCCCCAAGGAGACCGTGAACACCCGTGGTGGTCGTGTCGTCGCCGTGCGGCGCAGCGACATCCTGCTGTTCGTGTTCTTCCGCCCCAAGGCAGAGGTGAAAGGTCAAGTTACCTTTACCGGTGGCTATCCCTTTGCGCCGGGTTCGACCGTGAACCTGAACGTTGGCGGCACCGAGTTTGAGCTGTTCACCGAAGGCGAATGGGCATGGCCCGCGACGGCTGCGGATGACGCCAAGATCATCACCGCGATGAAGCGCGGCGCTCAGGCGATTTTGACCGCACGCTCGGCGCGCGGGACGCAGACCAAGGATACATTCTCTCTCTTGGGCTTTACCGCTGCGATCGAAGACGCGGAAAAACGCTGCACCAAGTAA
- a CDS encoding transporter substrate-binding domain-containing protein, whose amino-acid sequence MRGLLLGLCLTLTLWAQATIAQTLTVSTVSRPPFSYAENGADEGFSIELMTALAEALSWDIRIQRFDQFSDMLSSVETGIADMAIANISITAARETRMDFSQPIFESGLQLMVPADQTRSPSLLSALLSFDLFMAIGLAFLMLMGGGMLMWYFERRAQPYFDRPANQAWFPSFWWALNLVVNGGFEERVPRTAFGRVFGVILVISSLFIVSVFTARITSVMTVEAISGSINSVNDLYGQRVGTIDGSTAAGFLDRREITYASFEGLDPMIAAFEKADLDAVVFDAPILSYYSTHEGRDFASTTGAIFLRENYGIAFPTGSPLVEDVNQALLAIREDGTYDDLYRKWFGVRN is encoded by the coding sequence ATGCGCGGCCTTCTCCTCGGCTTGTGCCTGACACTCACACTTTGGGCTCAAGCAACCATTGCACAGACCCTGACGGTCTCTACGGTCTCCCGTCCGCCTTTCTCGTATGCCGAGAACGGAGCGGATGAAGGTTTCTCGATCGAATTGATGACGGCCTTGGCTGAAGCGCTGAGCTGGGACATTCGAATTCAGAGGTTCGACCAATTCTCGGACATGCTGTCGTCAGTCGAAACTGGCATCGCCGATATGGCCATCGCCAACATCTCCATCACCGCGGCGCGCGAAACTCGGATGGATTTCAGCCAACCGATCTTTGAATCCGGTCTGCAACTGATGGTGCCTGCAGATCAAACACGCTCGCCATCATTGTTGTCCGCACTGCTGTCATTTGACCTGTTCATGGCCATTGGCCTTGCCTTCTTGATGCTGATGGGTGGCGGTATGTTGATGTGGTATTTTGAACGCCGCGCACAACCCTACTTCGACCGTCCTGCCAATCAGGCCTGGTTTCCGTCGTTCTGGTGGGCCCTTAACCTGGTGGTAAACGGCGGTTTTGAAGAGCGCGTGCCCCGCACCGCATTTGGCCGCGTGTTTGGCGTGATCCTGGTGATCTCTTCGCTGTTCATTGTGTCGGTTTTCACCGCGAGGATCACTTCGGTAATGACGGTTGAGGCGATCAGCGGCTCGATCAATTCGGTCAACGACCTGTATGGACAACGCGTCGGGACCATCGATGGATCAACAGCCGCCGGATTCTTGGACCGCCGCGAAATCACCTATGCCTCTTTCGAAGGGCTGGACCCGATGATTGCTGCATTTGAAAAGGCCGACCTGGACGCCGTGGTTTTTGACGCACCGATCTTGTCCTACTATTCCACGCACGAAGGACGCGATTTTGCCTCGACGACCGGTGCCATCTTCCTGCGCGAGAACTACGGCATCGCCTTTCCAACAGGCTCGCCTCTGGTCGAGGACGTCAATCAAGCCCTGTTGGCCATCCGCGAAGACGGAACCTACGACGATCTTTACCGGAAATGGTTCGGAGTCCGGAACTGA
- the rlmN gene encoding 23S rRNA (adenine(2503)-C(2))-methyltransferase RlmN has product MSAKAPITQDVMTIPRKLPEGPINLVGLTRAQMREVLIENGTPEKQAKMRVGQIWQWIYQWGVRDFAEMTNLAKTYRADLAEKFVIEIPEVVSRQVSEDGTRKYLVRIAGGHEVEVVYIPEEGRGTLCVSSQVGCTLTCSFCHTGTQKLVRNLTSAEIVGQIMMARDDLEEWPVPGEPKDETRLLSNIVLMGMGEPLYNFDNVRDAMKITMDPEGISLSRRRITLSTSGVVPEIARTAQEIGCLLAISFHATTDETRDILVPINKRWKIKELLQALADYPRASNSERITFEYVMLDGVNDTKEDAHRLIELIKEYNIPAKINLIPFNEWPGAPYKRSSGNRIHAFADIIYKAGYASPIRTPRGEDIMAACGQLKSATERARKSRKQIEAEAGL; this is encoded by the coding sequence ATGTCTGCCAAAGCGCCGATCACCCAAGACGTCATGACGATCCCCCGCAAATTGCCCGAGGGGCCGATCAACCTTGTTGGTCTGACCCGTGCGCAAATGCGCGAGGTTCTGATCGAAAACGGCACGCCGGAAAAGCAGGCCAAGATGCGGGTCGGACAGATCTGGCAATGGATCTATCAGTGGGGCGTACGCGACTTTGCCGAGATGACCAATCTGGCGAAAACCTACCGTGCGGATCTGGCTGAAAAGTTCGTGATCGAAATCCCCGAGGTTGTCTCGCGTCAGGTGTCCGAGGACGGCACCCGCAAGTATCTGGTGCGGATCGCGGGCGGGCACGAGGTCGAGGTGGTGTACATCCCCGAAGAGGGGCGCGGTACGTTGTGTGTGTCGTCTCAGGTGGGCTGCACCCTGACCTGTTCGTTCTGTCACACGGGCACGCAAAAGCTGGTACGCAACCTGACGTCGGCTGAAATCGTGGGGCAGATCATGATGGCGCGCGACGATTTGGAAGAATGGCCCGTTCCGGGCGAGCCCAAAGACGAAACCCGCCTGCTGTCGAACATCGTGCTGATGGGCATGGGCGAACCGCTGTACAATTTTGACAACGTCCGCGACGCGATGAAGATCACGATGGACCCCGAGGGCATCTCGCTTTCCCGTCGCCGGATTACGCTGTCGACAAGTGGGGTGGTGCCCGAAATTGCCCGCACCGCCCAAGAAATCGGCTGTCTTCTCGCGATCTCGTTCCACGCGACCACGGACGAAACGCGCGACATTTTGGTGCCCATCAACAAGCGGTGGAAGATCAAGGAACTCTTGCAGGCTTTGGCGGATTACCCGCGTGCCAGCAACTCGGAACGGATCACCTTTGAATACGTGATGCTCGATGGCGTAAACGACACCAAGGAAGACGCACACCGGCTGATCGAGTTGATCAAGGAATACAACATTCCGGCCAAGATCAACCTGATCCCGTTCAATGAATGGCCAGGTGCGCCGTACAAGCGCAGTTCCGGCAACCGGATCCATGCCTTTGCGGACATCATCTACAAAGCGGGCTACGCCTCGCCGATCCGCACGCCGCGGGGCGAGGATATCATGGCCGCCTGTGGTCAGCTCAAGTCCGCGACCGAGCGCGCGCGCAAGTCACGCAAACAGATCGAGGCCGAAGCCGGGCTTTGA
- a CDS encoding TIGR00730 family Rossman fold protein, which translates to MKEDRLSPFRDAGTDRSTAREVPDTPQTRSPAYKLAFADEDFLCRDELRPVRLQLELLKPELMMGEREITSTIVMFGGARIPEPAQKHTARTQTLADLSEYYDEAREFARLMAEKSKQSGCRENVIVTGGGPGVMEAGNRGAEDAGGCSIGLNIVLPHEQAPNAYVTPDLSFNFHYFAIRKMHFLMRARAITVFPGGFGTMDELFEALTLIQTGRMDRVPFLLFGREFWEKVINWGALADAGTISDEDLDLFRFVDTAQQAMELIENWGVAPPRTDIPGR; encoded by the coding sequence ATGAAAGAAGACCGCCTGAGCCCCTTCCGCGATGCGGGTACCGACCGATCCACCGCGCGCGAGGTTCCGGATACGCCGCAAACCCGCTCACCCGCTTACAAGCTGGCCTTTGCGGATGAGGATTTCCTGTGCCGGGATGAGCTGCGGCCCGTGCGTCTGCAGCTGGAGCTGCTGAAACCGGAACTGATGATGGGTGAGCGAGAGATCACTTCGACCATCGTGATGTTCGGCGGTGCGCGCATTCCAGAGCCCGCGCAGAAACACACAGCGCGGACTCAGACGCTGGCGGATTTGTCGGAGTACTATGACGAGGCGCGTGAATTTGCGCGACTGATGGCCGAAAAATCCAAGCAATCGGGCTGCCGCGAGAACGTGATCGTCACCGGCGGCGGCCCCGGCGTGATGGAGGCGGGTAACCGAGGGGCTGAAGATGCAGGTGGCTGTTCCATTGGCTTGAACATCGTGTTGCCACACGAGCAGGCCCCCAATGCCTATGTCACCCCCGACCTGAGCTTCAACTTTCACTACTTTGCGATCCGCAAAATGCACTTTCTGATGCGCGCGCGCGCCATCACTGTGTTCCCCGGCGGGTTCGGCACGATGGACGAGCTGTTCGAGGCACTGACCCTGATTCAGACCGGCCGAATGGATCGGGTTCCGTTCCTGCTCTTTGGTCGTGAATTCTGGGAGAAGGTGATCAACTGGGGCGCGCTGGCGGATGCAGGAACGATCTCGGACGAGGATCTGGACCTGTTCCGCTTTGTCGACACCGCGCAGCAGGCGATGGAGTTGATCGAAAACTGGGGCGTTGCACCGCCGCGCACCGACATTCCGGGACGCTGA
- a CDS encoding DUF805 domain-containing protein yields MTFSEAVKTCFSKYVTFSGRAGRPEYWWFLLFVVLISAALSVVDRMLFGVNPETLEQSRLFTGLFQIATFLPLLAAGWRRMHDGGYPGWYLLLPMLVSMTTVLFLFSGIMAFSFMEARVEDPDVLRGPAAAVGLTGLFVAGIVQLALAILMIWWLTRPSQPETNEYGAPS; encoded by the coding sequence ATGACTTTTTCCGAAGCCGTTAAGACATGTTTCTCAAAGTACGTAACATTCTCAGGCAGGGCTGGCCGACCAGAGTATTGGTGGTTCCTGCTGTTTGTAGTGTTGATATCTGCGGCGCTATCGGTCGTTGACCGCATGCTTTTTGGAGTGAACCCAGAAACACTGGAACAGAGCCGCCTGTTCACTGGCCTCTTTCAGATCGCAACCTTCCTGCCTTTGCTTGCAGCTGGATGGCGGCGCATGCACGATGGTGGGTATCCAGGATGGTACCTTTTGCTGCCAATGCTTGTTTCCATGACGACCGTGTTGTTCCTGTTTTCGGGGATCATGGCCTTTTCCTTTATGGAAGCACGTGTCGAGGACCCGGATGTTCTGCGTGGTCCCGCCGCAGCCGTTGGTCTGACCGGACTGTTCGTAGCCGGAATCGTGCAACTTGCACTGGCAATACTCATGATCTGGTGGCTGACCCGTCCATCTCAGCCCGAAACAAACGAATATGGAGCACCTTCATGA
- a CDS encoding carboxymuconolactone decarboxylase family protein → MTETTIHTIETAPDAAIPLLEGSVKAFGSIPNLHGVMATSPALLEAYKELSRLAMTTGFSPEERTVIWMTVNVANHCHYCVPAHTGIAKREKVSNDIIDALRDEMPLADAKLETLRGFTLALRDNHGRPSADDLATFRSAGYDDKALQDLLVIFAQKVLSNYTNALFETPVDGMFQPFAWQRRAAAE, encoded by the coding sequence ATGACCGAGACCACCATTCACACCATCGAAACCGCCCCCGACGCCGCCATACCCCTGCTCGAAGGGTCGGTCAAAGCCTTTGGCTCGATCCCCAACTTGCACGGCGTCATGGCGACCAGCCCCGCATTGCTTGAGGCGTACAAAGAGCTGTCGCGTCTGGCGATGACAACCGGCTTCTCGCCCGAGGAACGCACGGTGATTTGGATGACGGTGAACGTTGCCAACCATTGCCACTACTGCGTGCCTGCCCACACCGGGATTGCCAAGCGCGAGAAGGTGTCGAACGACATCATTGATGCGCTGCGCGATGAAATGCCACTGGCGGATGCCAAGCTGGAAACCCTGCGCGGCTTTACCCTGGCTTTGCGCGACAACCATGGCCGCCCATCAGCGGATGATCTGGCTACGTTCCGGTCTGCGGGCTATGACGACAAGGCGCTGCAGGACTTGCTGGTGATCTTTGCGCAAAAGGTTCTGTCGAACTACACCAACGCGCTGTTTGAAACGCCGGTGGATGGGATGTTCCAGCCCTTTGCGTGGCAGCGCCGCGCGGCGGCCGAGTAA
- a CDS encoding phage holin family protein, which yields MSRRILSAVALLIGNAVGLLLAVALLPGFKIAPLSIIVVVLVFTVVQVIADPLITRISEKNVPALKGGVALAVTFVGLLITDLVASGLTIGGVSNLLAATLLVWLGAVIAGVLIPMFLFKELQDSKTKK from the coding sequence ATGTCCCGCCGTATCTTGTCGGCTGTCGCACTTTTGATCGGCAACGCTGTCGGTCTTTTGCTGGCGGTGGCCTTGTTGCCCGGATTCAAAATCGCGCCACTGTCTATCATTGTTGTCGTATTGGTTTTCACCGTTGTTCAGGTGATTGCCGATCCGCTGATCACCAGGATCAGCGAGAAAAATGTTCCGGCGCTCAAAGGGGGTGTGGCCCTGGCCGTGACCTTTGTTGGCCTGCTGATCACCGACCTGGTCGCATCCGGCCTGACCATCGGCGGGGTGTCGAACCTGCTGGCCGCAACTTTGCTGGTCTGGCTAGGTGCGGTAATCGCGGGTGTTCTGATCCCGATGTTCCTGTTCAAGGAACTGCAAGACAGCAAAACTAAAAAGTAA
- a CDS encoding threonine/serine dehydratase, which produces MQWKSDIKAAAERIVGHVQKTPVMTVTGFGLDYPVELKLEHTQHTGSFKARGAFNTLLSCDVPAAGVVAASGGNHGAAAAHAARALGYPAKIFVPEMAGPSKIALIEGIGADLTVVPGEYANALALAQTYEADTGAMQIHAYDAPATVVGQGTCFAEWDAQGLQADTVLIAVGGGGLIAGALAWFQGARKVVAVEPETSCALNAALKAGEPVDVSVSGVAANALGARRIGDICFGLAQGMQSVLVNDDAITEAQQVVWREHRQLVEPAGATALAALMSGAYVPEPGEKVAVLVCGGNIAPDPLAT; this is translated from the coding sequence ATGCAATGGAAATCGGACATCAAGGCGGCAGCAGAGCGGATTGTGGGTCATGTGCAAAAGACGCCGGTGATGACCGTCACTGGGTTTGGCCTGGATTATCCGGTTGAGTTGAAGCTTGAGCACACCCAGCACACTGGCAGTTTCAAGGCGCGGGGTGCGTTCAACACCTTGCTCAGTTGCGATGTTCCCGCGGCGGGTGTTGTTGCAGCATCGGGCGGTAATCATGGTGCGGCGGCGGCCCATGCGGCGCGGGCCTTGGGATACCCAGCAAAGATCTTTGTGCCCGAAATGGCAGGCCCGTCAAAGATTGCCCTGATCGAAGGGATCGGTGCGGATCTGACAGTTGTGCCGGGCGAATACGCCAATGCTCTGGCTTTGGCACAAACCTATGAGGCCGACACGGGCGCGATGCAAATCCATGCCTATGACGCGCCTGCGACCGTCGTCGGTCAGGGGACCTGTTTTGCGGAATGGGACGCGCAGGGGTTACAGGCTGATACGGTTCTGATCGCAGTTGGCGGCGGCGGTCTGATTGCGGGTGCTTTGGCGTGGTTTCAGGGCGCGCGCAAGGTTGTGGCGGTTGAACCTGAAACCTCTTGCGCGCTGAACGCGGCATTGAAAGCGGGTGAGCCGGTGGATGTCAGCGTGTCAGGTGTGGCGGCCAATGCGCTTGGCGCTCGACGGATCGGAGACATCTGTTTCGGGTTGGCGCAGGGGATGCAATCGGTGCTGGTCAATGATGACGCGATTACCGAGGCGCAACAGGTGGTCTGGCGCGAGCATCGCCAATTGGTCGAGCCTGCCGGGGCGACGGCACTGGCCGCGTTGATGTCAGGGGCATACGTGCCCGAGCCGGGCGAAAAGGTCGCTGTTCTGGTCTGTGGCGGCAATATCGCGCCCGATCCCCTTGCAACATGA
- a CDS encoding YHYH protein, translated as MTRLFVLGALMTLAIVLKSSPGQAANSVKISTKGDQLCVSSNGTPNHTIGTFPNRGNPHRFRAQKLTYCMDATPQDTGRITHRANASGISLTGVPFRPGTADFYDASSPRGFSRDSSSGWRLEGMGAADMLGMDRQNAHVDHRGLYHYHAPAPALTASLRGTVIGYAADGFPIHYVGDSVKPSWQLKPGKRPTAPYGRYDGTYEQDWQHVQGSGNLDECNGAVVDGSYVYFATDRFPFFPRCFRGTVSRDFLGRP; from the coding sequence ATGACACGTTTGTTTGTTCTGGGCGCGTTGATGACGCTTGCCATTGTTTTAAAAAGTTCTCCTGGTCAGGCGGCCAATTCCGTCAAGATCAGCACCAAGGGCGATCAGCTCTGCGTCAGTTCCAATGGAACGCCCAACCACACGATCGGCACTTTTCCGAATCGAGGGAACCCGCACCGGTTTCGGGCGCAAAAGCTGACGTATTGTATGGATGCGACGCCGCAGGACACGGGCCGTATTACGCATCGAGCCAATGCCTCGGGCATCTCGTTGACCGGCGTTCCTTTCCGGCCGGGTACGGCGGATTTCTATGATGCCTCCAGCCCGCGTGGGTTTTCACGCGACAGTTCCAGTGGTTGGCGGCTTGAGGGGATGGGAGCTGCGGACATGTTGGGAATGGACCGTCAGAACGCCCATGTCGATCATCGCGGGCTGTATCATTACCACGCCCCGGCCCCTGCTTTGACTGCATCGCTCAGGGGTACGGTGATTGGTTATGCGGCGGATGGCTTTCCGATCCATTACGTGGGCGACAGCGTCAAGCCGTCCTGGCAGCTCAAGCCGGGCAAACGCCCAACCGCGCCCTATGGTCGGTATGATGGGACCTACGAACAGGACTGGCAACATGTCCAAGGAAGCGGCAACCTGGATGAGTGCAACGGGGCCGTTGTTGACGGGAGTTACGTCTACTTTGCCACCGATCGCTTCCCCTTTTTCCCAAGGTGCTTTCGCGGTACGGTCAGTCGTGATTTTCTGGGCCGTCCCTAA
- a CDS encoding choice-of-anchor L domain-containing protein yields MPKASKLPVDTKATDMEMAEAMFGDGVKIVSADYIGANSASGIYSNGDSVSDALTPSDTGVILSTGRASDVTNSKGDVNDSSGTSTNHWRAGDDDLTEMAGAQTYDAAVFEAEFVPDGNTLTMQFTFASEEYLEYVGSGFNDAVGIYVNGQPAELMVGDGEVTINNINDTSNSNLYVDNAAKSDDYNTEMDGFTVTLTVKAPVNAGEVNTIKIAIADAGDGMYDSNLLIAGDSIQSTLIATNDEVNINGDGEETVDVLANDNSQASGEMKITMINGQTVSAGDTITLNSGEEITVNGDGTLTIDSDGDEGSNTFSYQVEDGAGNTDTAIVTIRTTPCFVAGTLIDTVDGPIPVEELRPGDLVLTRDHGPQPLRWIGKTERIATGNDAPILFARGALGDHDAVAVSPNHRVLLTTALSEMMFGSSEVLVQAKHLINDRSIRRCADGEPITYVHLLFDRHEVVRGNGLESESYHPGDMTMEAFDAETRAEILNLMPDLTKSDFGYGPSARMSLRGYETRALIRG; encoded by the coding sequence ATGCCCAAAGCCTCGAAGCTGCCCGTAGACACCAAAGCGACCGACATGGAAATGGCCGAAGCCATGTTCGGAGACGGCGTCAAAATCGTAAGCGCCGATTACATCGGGGCGAATTCGGCGTCAGGCATCTATAGCAACGGCGACAGTGTCAGCGATGCGCTGACCCCGTCTGACACCGGTGTGATCCTGTCCACAGGCCGGGCCAGCGACGTCACCAACAGCAAGGGTGATGTGAACGACAGTTCCGGCACATCGACCAATCACTGGCGTGCAGGTGACGATGATCTGACCGAAATGGCCGGGGCGCAAACCTATGATGCTGCGGTGTTTGAAGCCGAATTTGTCCCAGACGGCAACACATTGACCATGCAATTCACTTTCGCGTCCGAGGAGTACCTCGAATACGTGGGATCGGGGTTCAACGATGCGGTTGGTATTTACGTCAACGGTCAACCGGCCGAGTTGATGGTTGGGGACGGCGAAGTCACCATCAACAACATCAACGACACGTCAAATTCCAACCTCTACGTCGACAACGCGGCCAAATCGGACGACTATAATACCGAGATGGACGGCTTTACCGTCACTCTGACGGTCAAGGCCCCGGTGAACGCCGGTGAGGTAAACACGATCAAGATCGCAATCGCCGATGCTGGTGATGGGATGTACGATTCCAATCTGCTGATCGCAGGGGATTCCATCCAATCCACGCTCATTGCCACAAATGATGAAGTCAACATCAACGGCGATGGTGAAGAGACCGTCGACGTGCTCGCCAACGACAACTCGCAGGCGTCCGGCGAGATGAAGATCACCATGATCAATGGTCAAACCGTATCGGCGGGGGATACGATCACCCTGAACAGCGGTGAGGAAATCACCGTCAACGGCGATGGGACGCTGACCATCGATTCCGATGGCGACGAGGGGTCGAATACTTTCTCGTACCAGGTCGAAGACGGTGCAGGGAACACCGACACGGCAATTGTCACCATCCGCACGACACCTTGCTTTGTGGCCGGAACATTGATTGACACTGTCGATGGCCCCATACCGGTCGAAGAATTGCGACCAGGTGACCTGGTACTGACCCGTGATCACGGTCCACAACCGCTGCGCTGGATCGGAAAGACCGAGCGGATTGCAACGGGCAATGACGCGCCGATTTTGTTTGCCCGTGGTGCACTTGGTGATCATGACGCCGTTGCCGTGTCGCCCAACCACCGCGTCTTACTGACCACTGCCCTATCTGAAATGATGTTCGGGTCGTCCGAGGTTCTGGTTCAGGCCAAACATCTGATCAACGACCGCTCAATCCGACGCTGCGCCGATGGCGAGCCGATCACTTATGTCCATCTCTTGTTCGACCGGCATGAGGTCGTGCGTGGCAACGGCTTGGAAAGCGAGAGCTATCACCCCGGCGACATGACAATGGAGGCCTTTGATGCGGAAACACGGGCCGAGATTTTGAACCTCATGCCCGATTTGACCAAAAGCGATTTTGGCTATGGTCCGTCGGCCCGCATGTCTTTGCGCGGGTACGAAACCCGCGCGTTGATCAGGGGTTAG
- the dapD gene encoding 2,3,4,5-tetrahydropyridine-2,6-dicarboxylate N-succinyltransferase, protein MSNAQLEAAIEAAWEARDTITPATTGEQRDAIEDTLNALDSGSLRVAEKLESGDWHVNQWAKKAVLLGFRIKDMEQQDGGPQGGGWWDKVDSKFKGWGDNQWKAAGFRAVPNCVVRRSAYIAPGVVLMPSFVNLGAYVDEGTMVDTWATVGSCAQIGKNVHLSGGVGIGGVLEPMQAGPTIIEDNCFIGARSEVVEGCIVREGSVLGMGVFIGQSTKIVDRETGEVMYGEVPPYSVVVAGSMPSKNNVSLYCAVIVKRVDEKTRSKTGINELLRD, encoded by the coding sequence ATGTCGAACGCACAACTCGAAGCCGCCATCGAAGCCGCCTGGGAGGCGCGCGACACAATTACTCCGGCCACCACCGGTGAACAGCGCGACGCCATCGAAGACACGCTGAACGCGCTCGACAGTGGCTCGCTGCGCGTGGCCGAAAAGCTGGAGAGCGGCGATTGGCACGTGAATCAGTGGGCCAAAAAGGCGGTTCTGCTGGGTTTTCGCATCAAGGACATGGAACAGCAGGACGGTGGGCCGCAGGGCGGCGGCTGGTGGGACAAGGTCGACAGCAAGTTCAAGGGCTGGGGCGACAACCAGTGGAAAGCTGCCGGGTTCCGCGCCGTGCCCAACTGCGTTGTCCGCAGATCCGCCTACATTGCACCGGGCGTGGTGCTGATGCCGTCGTTTGTGAACCTGGGCGCCTATGTGGACGAAGGTACCATGGTTGACACTTGGGCCACCGTTGGCTCGTGTGCACAGATCGGCAAGAACGTGCACCTGTCGGGTGGCGTTGGCATCGGCGGCGTTCTGGAACCCATGCAGGCTGGCCCCACCATCATCGAAGACAATTGTTTCATCGGTGCCCGGTCTGAGGTTGTTGAAGGCTGCATCGTGCGCGAAGGTTCGGTTCTGGGCATGGGCGTGTTCATCGGCCAATCGACCAAGATCGTCGACCGCGAAACCGGCGAAGTCATGTACGGCGAAGTGCCGCCCTACTCGGTGGTTGTGGCAGGCTCGATGCCGTCCAAGAACAACGTCAGCCTTTACTGCGCCGTGATCGTGAAGCGCGTGGACGAAAAGACCCGCTCCAAGACCGGGATCAACGAGCTGCTGCGCGACTGA